The genomic DNA TCTTCACGTACATCTCGCCGTCCAGGGCCAGCATGCCCGCTTCATACGGCAGCGCCAGCGCCCGCCAGTAGTCGGACATCGCCGTGTCGATGTACATGAGGTAGTGTGCGTTGAACACGATTTTTTGCATGTCCACCTCGGCCCAGCGCACGCGCAGGCGGTGAAAACAGCGGAAGTCACTGCGTTGCATGGATAGATTCACTCCGTGGTTTGAAAGAACGCCTGGCGCAGCGCCCGGGCCGCGTCGGCATGGGCGCTGCGCGCCTCGGGAATGGCACGGCCCATCTTGATGAATTCATGGGTCACCCCGCGGTAGATCTCCAGATCCACGGGCACGCCCGCGAGCCGCAGCTTGTCCGCATAGTCCACGCCCTCGTCCACCAGCGGGTCGCATTCGGCCAGGCCGATCCAGGCGGGGGCCACGCCGTCCACGTCGGGGGCGTGCAGCGGGGCGAAGCGCCAGTCCTCGCGCTCGGCGCGGCTGCGCACATAGTTGCCAAAGAACCAGCTGATGGCAGGCTCTTCCAGCACCAGGCCGCGCGCGAACGTGGCATGCGAGGGCGTGTCCTGGTGGGCCGCGCAGCCCGGGTAGAACAGCAGCTGCAGTGCCAGCGGCAGGCCCGCGTCGCGCGCCAGGATGGCGTTCACGGCGGCCAGTGTTCCGCCCGCGCTGTCTCCGCCCACGGCCATGCGCGCCGGGTCGGCGCCCAGTTCGCGGGCGTGGGCAGCAAGCCATGCAAGCGCATCCCAGGCATCGTTGCTCGCGGTGGGAAAACGGTGCTCGGGCGCGAGACGGTAGTCGAGCGACACCACCATGCAGCGGCCCAGGCGCGCCAGCTCGCGGCACAGGATGTCGTGCGTGGCGATGTTGCCGATGGTGAAGCCGCCGCCGTGGGTGTACAGCAGCACCGGCAGGCCCGCCTCCGTGGTCGGTGCGTACAGCCGCGCGGGCAGCGCATGGCCGTCGCGCGCGGGGACGTGCAGGTCCTCCACCCGCGCCAGGGCCGCCTTGGGCACCTCCAGCACATCGGCGCCCGCCTGGTAGGCCGTGCGTGCGTCCTGGGGCGAGCGGGTGTGCAGCGGGGGGTGCCCCGCGCGCGCCATGCGCTCAAGCACGCTGCGCATCTGGGGGGTCAGGCGGGTGTGGTGGATGTGCAGGTCGGCCAACGGTCAGGATCTCGGCAACAGGAGGAAGCCCGCGCAGGCAGGCAGCCCGCGGGTCGTTTGTTTGTTTGTTGTTACTTGAAGGTCACGCGCACGGGCGCGGCGCCCGGCAGGCCGTCGTAGGTCGCTGTCACCGCCAGGCCCGCCTTGGGCGGCAGCAGCGGCGAGAACGAACCCAGGCTGATCAGGTCGCCCGGCTGCATCGCCAGCCCCTCCTGCGCGAGGGCGCCCGCGAGCCACACCACGGCATTGAGGGGATGGTCCAGGAT from Acidovorax sp. A79 includes the following:
- a CDS encoding alpha/beta hydrolase, with protein sequence MRSVLERMARAGHPPLHTRSPQDARTAYQAGADVLEVPKAALARVEDLHVPARDGHALPARLYAPTTEAGLPVLLYTHGGGFTIGNIATHDILCRELARLGRCMVVSLDYRLAPEHRFPTASNDAWDALAWLAAHARELGADPARMAVGGDSAGGTLAAVNAILARDAGLPLALQLLFYPGCAAHQDTPSHATFARGLVLEEPAISWFFGNYVRSRAEREDWRFAPLHAPDVDGVAPAWIGLAECDPLVDEGVDYADKLRLAGVPVDLEIYRGVTHEFIKMGRAIPEARSAHADAARALRQAFFQTTE